A region of Vitis riparia cultivar Riparia Gloire de Montpellier isolate 1030 chromosome 12, EGFV_Vit.rip_1.0, whole genome shotgun sequence DNA encodes the following proteins:
- the LOC117926445 gene encoding uncharacterized protein LOC117926445: protein MAMWLWLEEIGYPNIVAKILILPDSIVNAIANEAVLCLKCLSSDSPPPCLPSGNLPLSSRATEMEISLQMFFQNKFTAISGIKKFLNSVCSWAFTDILVQVLPSASQVLLNQPVAVPGFPHPLFGNVTIVLRSLDYSFPIGGLHGWNPTTEAPVDDRTMFLTFSRGNKVSESDVRELFTGLFGDCVDSVNMEEVSRNRQPLFARLVLRSVSTVDRILNGSSIAKFTINSKHVWARKYERRE from the coding sequence ATGGCCATGTGGCTATGGCTAGAAGAAATAGGATACCCCAATATCGTGGCAAAAATCTTGATACTCCCAGACTCCATAGTGAATGCCATAGCCAATGAAGCTGTTCTCTGTTTGAAGTGTCTTTCTTCTGATTCTCCTCCTCCTTGTTTGCCCTCTGGCAATCTTCCTCTCTCTTCAAGAGCCACGGAAATGGAGATTTCTCTGCagatgtttttccaaaataagttCACTGCAATAAGTGGGATAAAAAAGTTTCTGAACAGTGTGTGTTCTTGGGCTTTTACTGACATTTTAGTGCAGGTTTTGCCTTCTGCCTCGCAGGTCCTCCTGAACCAACCTGTTGCTGTCCCGGGTTTCCCGCATCCGTTGTTTGGCAATGTCACCATTGTGCTACGATCTTTGGATTATTCCTTTCCCATAGGAGGTTTACATGGGTGGAACCCAACTACTGAGGCTCCGGTGGATGACAGAACTATGTTCTTGACTTTCTCAAGAGGTAACAAAGTTAGTGAGAGTGATGTGAGGGAGCTTTTTACAGGACTGTTTGGAGATTGTGTTGACAGTGTGAATATGGAAGAGGTCTCTAGAAACAGACAGCCATTGTTTGCTCGATTGGTTCTGCGATCTGTCTCCACTGTTGATCGTATTTTGAATGGGAGCTCCATAGCGAAATTTACTATCAACTCCAAGCACGTTTGGGCTAGAAAGTATGAGCGCAGAGAGTAG